From Ascochyta rabiei chromosome 16, complete sequence, the proteins below share one genomic window:
- a CDS encoding Protein-serine/threonine phosphatase, producing the protein MTSGGSDLDKAIQQLRACRPIPENQVRELCYKARELLIEEGNVVGVDAPVTICGDIHGQFHDLMELFRVGGDVPDTNYLFMGDFVDRGFYSLESFLLLLCLKVRYPDRITLIRGNHESRQITTVYGFYDECLRKYGSANVWRYCCDVFDYLALGALVSGAATSLQPTDGPIASSSNMDSIPDLDQDIEIETLNAAGEIMYRYARNSDAQSSVSATSANMGSSSPVAPPTPTNVGLPGTAATSSANGTTRNDTGAILCVHGGLSPLIDSIDKIRLLDRKQEVPHEGAMCDLLWSDPDEIDGWGLSPRGAGFLFGADIVKCFNHKNDLSLIARAHQLVMEGFKEMFDSTIVTVWSAPNYCYRCGNVAAILELGEDGSNAGFQRRTNGDRGGGGGGWVLGSNDGPNANGERRLSSMLDEQRNRDGPGRRYRVFEAAPQDSRGMPAKKPVADYFL; encoded by the exons ATGACGAGCGGCGGCAGCGACCTCGACAAGGCCATCCAGCAGCTGCGCGCATGTCGCCCCATCCCAGAGAATCAGGTCCGCGAGCTGTGCTACAAGGCGCGCGAGCTGCTGATCGAGGAGGGCAacgtcgtcggcgtcgaTGCCCCCGTCACA ATATGCGGCGACATCCACGGCCAGTTCCACGACCTCATGGAGCTCTTCCGCGTCGGCGGTGACGTGCCCGACACCAACTACCTCTTCATGG GCGACTTTGTCGACCGCGGCTTCTACTCGCTCGAGTCGTTTCTCCTGCTGCTGTGCCTCAAGGTCCGCTACCCCGACCGCATCACCCTCATCCGCGGCAACCACGAGTCGCGCCAGATCACAACCGTCTACGGCTTCTACGACGAGTGCCTGCGCAAGTACGGCAGCGCAAACGTCTGGCGCTACTGCTGCGACGTCTTCGACTACCTCGCCCTCGGCGCCCTCGTCTCCGGCGCCGCCACCTCGCTGCAGCCCACCGACGGGCCCATTGCCTCCAGCAGCAACATGGACAGCATCCCCGACCTCGACCAGGACATTGAGATTGAGACCCTCAACGCCGCCGGCGAGATCATGTACCGCTACGCCCGCAACTCCGACGCCCAGTCGTCCGTCTCTGCCACCTCGGCCAACATGGGCTCCTCCTCCCCCGTCGCACCCCCCACACCCACCAACGTCGGCCTGCCCGGCACAGCCGCCACTTCCTCCGCAAACGGCACCACCAGGAACGACACGGGCGCCATCTTGTGTGTACACGGCGGCCTCTCGCCCTTGATCGACAGCATAGACAAGATCCGATTGCTGGACCGCAAACAAGAAGTCCCCCACGAAGGTGCCATGTGCGACCTCCTCTGGTCCGACCCAGACGAGATTGACGGCTGGGGCCTCAGCCCCCGAGGTGCCGGTTTCCTCTTCGGCGCCGACATTGTCAAATGCTTCAACCACAAGAACGACCTCAGTCTGATAGCAAGAGCCCACCAGCTGGTCATGGAGGGCTTCAAGGAGATGTTCGACAGTACCATTGTGACGGTCTGGTCCGCGCCCAACTACTGTTACCGCTGTGGCAACGTGGCCGCGATACTAGAGCTTGGGGAAGACGGGAGCAACGCCGGCTTCCAGCGGAGGACGAATGGGGACCGAGGAGGGGGAGGCGGGGGCTGGGTGCTGGGATCCAACGATGGTCCCAACGCCAACGGAGAGCGGAGGCTCAGCAGCATGCTGGACGAGCAGAGGAATAGAGACGGTCCGGGCAGGCGGTATAGGGTCTTCGAGGCTGCGCCGCAGGATTCGAGGGGCATGCCTGCCAAGAAACCGGTCGCCGATTACTTCCTGTAG